The following coding sequences are from one Zalophus californianus isolate mZalCal1 chromosome 5, mZalCal1.pri.v2, whole genome shotgun sequence window:
- the HTR1A gene encoding 5-hydroxytryptamine receptor 1A gives MDVLSPGQGNNTTLSEGPPGRRGNATGVSDVTFSYQVITSLLLGTLIFCAVLGNACVVAAIALERSLQNVANYLIGSLAVTDLMVSVLVLPMAALYQVLNKWTLGQVTCDLFIALDVLCCTSSILHLCAIALDRYWAITDPIDYVNKRTPRRAAALISLTWLIGFLISIPPMLGWRTPEDRSDPDACTISKDHGYTIYSTFGAFYIPLLLMLVLYGRIFRAARFRIRKTVKKVEKKGADTRFGVSPAPPPKKSINGDPGSREWRQGVENKAGGALCTNGAVRQGDEGAALEVIEVHRVGNSKEHLPLPSEAGAIPCAPASFEKKNERNAEAKRKMALARERKTVKTLGIIMGTFILCWLPFFIVALVLPFCESSCHMPTLLGAIINWLGYSNSLLNPVIYAYFNKDFQNAFKKIIKCKFCRG, from the coding sequence ATGGATGTGCTCAGCCCGGGACAGGGCAACAACACCACCTTGTCAGAGGGTCCCCCCGGGAGACGCGGCAACGCTACTGGCGTCTCCGACGTGACCTTCAGCTACCAAGTGATCACCTCACTGCTGCTGGGCACGCTCATTTTCTGCGCGGTGCTGGGCAATGCGTGCGTGGTGGCCGCCATCGCCCTGGAGCGCTCCCTGCAGAATGTGGCCAACTATCTCATCGGCTCGCTCGCTGTCACCGACCTCATGGTGTCGGTGCTGGTGCTGCCCATGGCTGCGCTCTaccaggtgctcaacaaatggaCACTGGGGCAGGTCACCTGTGACCTATTCATTGCCCTCGACGTGCTGTGCTGCACCTCGTCCATCTTGCACCTGTGCGCCATTGCACTGGACAGGTACTGGGCCATCACAGACCCCATCGACTATGTGAACAAGAGGACGCCCCGGCGCGCCGCTGCGCTCATTTCGCTCACTTGGCTCATTGGCTTCCTTATCTCCATCCCGCCCATGCTGGGTTGGCGCACCCCCGAAGACCGCTCGGACCCCGACGCGTGCACGATTAGCAAGGACCACGGCTACACTATCTACTCCACCTTTGGCGCTTTCTACATCCCGCTGCTGCTCATGCTGGTTCTCTACGGACGCATCTTCCGAGCTGCGCGCTTCCGCATCCGCAAAACAGTCAAGAAGGTGGAGAAGAAGGGAGCGGACACCCGCTTTGGGGTGTCGCCAGCCCCGCCGCCCAAGAAGAGCATAAACGGCGATCCGGGGAGCAGAGAATGGAGGCAGGGTGTGGAGAATAAGGCAGGGGGTGCTCTGTGCACCAACGGCGCGGTGAGGCAGGGTGACGAGGGCGCCGCCCTGGAGGTGATTGAAGTGCACCGGGTGGGCAACTCCAAAGAGCACCTGCCGCTGCCCAGCGAGGCGGGTGCAATCCCTTGCGCCCCCGCCTCCTTCGAGAAGAAGAATGAGCGCAACGCGGAGGCCAAGCGCAAGATGGCCCTGGCCCGAGAGAGGAAAACGGTGAAGACGCTGGGCATCATCATGGGCACCTTCATCCTCTGCTGGCTACCCTTCTTCATCGTGGCCCTGGTCCTGCCCTTCTGCGAGAGCAGCTGCCACATGCCCACCCTGTTGGGCGCCATAATCAACTGGTTGGGCTACTCCAACTCTCTGCTCAACCCTGTCATTTACGCCTACTTCAACAAAGACTTCCAAAATGCGTTTAAGAAGATCATCAAGTGCAAGTTCTGCCGCGGATGA